The genome window GACATTCACATCCGGGAAAAGCCTCGCCTGTGGAGCTATTTCCAATTCCTCAACAAAAGCTTTACCTACAAGGCTTTCACCCATGAGCTTACTCTTGATATGCAGACGGCGACCGTCCCGTTCTCTTATAAGGGTCATATCAAACCTCTATATTCCAATTTATTTGCTGCTGCATCCCTTTTGATACTGTATTTATGTTCAGGCTTCAACCTCCACTTTATCCGCATCCTCTTTGTACTTTTTGTCTCCATGTGAAAGCAGCACAAGCTCCGCTCCAACTGACTGAGCAATCTGTTCGAGTTCGCTTCTCCTGAGATGTTTTCCGTAAATTTTCACGTTCACATCTGCTACGGCAACCAGTTTGAATCTTGGTTGTTTCTTCCCTTCCTCCAACTTTTCTCTTTCTCTGTAAAATATTTTTCCTGCCATTTGCTCATACCTCCTCATTTTGTTTCTAAAGCTTGTATTTTCCCTTCACAACATAAGTTCACGGGAAAATCCCGCAATCTTCATTATAAACAAAGTATAGCACGCTATCCGTAAACCGTCAATTCAACCTGTGCCTGTACCGGTTACGCAGTATGCGCTTCTCTTTTTGCTATTACATGTATAGCTGTGGCTTTAAATGATGCCGTTACCTCTTGCCCCTCCTGTAGAGCAAGCCTCCTGCTTGAATCGTTTGTGACATAGGCTACCAGAGGAAAACCACAATCAAGATGTATCTTTTGGTATGGACCGAGGAGAGTAACCTTTAACACTGTTCCTGAAAAAATATTCCTTAAACTTGTCGATCCTCGAACAGAATTATGAGAGATAACAACATGCTCCGGCCTTATACAAAGGATCACACGCTCTCCGGCATTCGCATCGCTAACAGCTTCAATACTGTGTCCTGCAACGGATATCGTAACAATGCCATCCTTTTTTCCGGCAACTGTTCCATCAAGTGTTGTCTCTACCCCTACAAAAGAAGCAACAAACTCACTGGCCGGATAATTCATGATTTCTGTTGGTGGACCTATCTGGAGTATTTGCCCTTCCCTCATTACCGCAATGCGATGAGAAAGCCGAAGCGCTTCCATGCGATCATGGGTAACAAATATGGTTGTAACCTTCGATTTTTTTAATACCTGTTCCATATCCTCTACCAGGGACTCCCGTGTGGGTGGATCAAGAGCCGAAAAAGGCTCGTCAAGAAGAAGTATTTCCGGGCTTGTAGCAAATGCCCTTGCAAGGCTTGTCCGCTGTGCCTCCCCGCCTGAAAGGGTCCTGGCAGAACGGTCGCTGAGGTGCTCGATGCCGAAGCGCTGGAGATTTTCCATAACTATTTCTTCAATTTCCGATCCTTTGACGCCCCTGAATTTAAGACCGGCTGCAACGTTATTGAAAACGGTTGTATCAAAAAGAAGAGGTTCCTGAAACACCATGGCAAGCTTTCGGCGGTACACGTTCAAAGGATATTCCATGCCTACCTGTTTGCCTCTGAAATATATTTCACCTTTGAAGGGCTTCAGTAAATAGCACAGGGTTTGAAGAAGGGTGGTTTTTCCTGCACCATTAGGCCCGATGAGGGATATAACCTCACCATCCTTTACAACAAATGATGGGGTGTCGAGGATAAGTGCATTTCCTCTTTCAACCTTAATATTACGTCCTTCAAGTATGTGTGTATTTTTATCCATGTTAATAGTCTTTCAATCCTCAATTCTACATTCTAAATCCTACATCCTACATTCTAAATTCTAAATTCACCTCGGCCTTTCTCTCTGCTGAACATACGTTAAAATAATATTTATAAAATACGCCAGGGCAAGCAATATTATACTCAATGCAATAGCTATATCAAAATTCCCCTTACTCGTTTCCATTACCGTAGCTGTTGTAAGGACGCGGGTATAACCCTTGATGTTTCCACCAACCATTATCGAAGCGCCGACTTCTGAAATCACGCCGCCGAATCCTGCCATAACTGCTGCCAGCAAAGAGAGCTTTGCCTCTTTAATAAGCATCCAGACCATTTGAAGCCTGTTTGCCCCAAGGGCAAGTATCTGAAGCCTCATTTTTTTCGGAAGCTGTTGCATGGCAGCAACAGTAATGCCCATTACTATCGGGGTAGCAATAACCGACTGTGCAATAATAATCGCCAACGGGGTATAAAGGAGCCCCAGAAAACCCAGGGGGCCGCTCCTCCACAAAAAAATCGAAACAAAAAGGCCGACCACAACCGGCGGCAGTCCCATCGCAGTATTTATAAGACTCACTACAATTTTTTTCCCCGGAAATCGTGTAAGAGCAACAACAGTACCAATTGATATGCCGATA of Pseudomonadota bacterium contains these proteins:
- a CDS encoding ABC transporter ATP-binding protein codes for the protein MDKNTHILEGRNIKVERGNALILDTPSFVVKDGEVISLIGPNGAGKTTLLQTLCYLLKPFKGEIYFRGKQVGMEYPLNVYRRKLAMVFQEPLLFDTTVFNNVAAGLKFRGVKGSEIEEIVMENLQRFGIEHLSDRSARTLSGGEAQRTSLARAFATSPEILLLDEPFSALDPPTRESLVEDMEQVLKKSKVTTIFVTHDRMEALRLSHRIAVMREGQILQIGPPTEIMNYPASEFVASFVGVETTLDGTVAGKKDGIVTISVAGHSIEAVSDANAGERVILCIRPEHVVISHNSVRGSTSLRNIFSGTVLKVTLLGPYQKIHLDCGFPLVAYVTNDSSRRLALQEGQEVTASFKATAIHVIAKREAHTA
- a CDS encoding ABC transporter permease — its product is MDLIFEGIKKAILLLFTMDREVLEITFLSLKVSGIATIISLFIGISIGTVVALTRFPGKKIVVSLINTAMGLPPVVVGLFVSIFLWRSGPLGFLGLLYTPLAIIIAQSVIATPIVMGITVAAMQQLPKKMRLQILALGANRLQMVWMLIKEAKLSLLAAVMAGFGGVISEVGASIMVGGNIKGYTRVLTTATVMETSKGNFDIAIALSIILLALAYFINIILTYVQQRERPR